GGAGAGTTTCGACGGGAACGAGGCCAGTCTGGCGCTGGCGCTCGACAACGCGGCCCGTGTGGGCGGTGCAATCGTCGATGACCTCGTCGAAAGCGACCCACTCGAGATCAGGCCAGAAAACGGCGTTTGAGTGGCGAGTGTGGAGAGTGTGGAGAGTGTGGAGAGTGTGATGAGTGAAACGGACGTGACGAGAACGTCGAGAGCGCCAAAAGTCCGAGAAGAACAGTAACCAACCGTAGCGAGCGGTGATCGGTGATCCGAGATCCGGGTCAGTGCTCAGTTCTCAGTGCTCAGTGTTCGACTTCGAGTGCGAGACCGGCCTTTGCGAGCGCATCCTCCGTCGACAGGTCGTCGTGGACGACACCGGAGACCGCGCGGGTGATAGCCTCTGGGTTCTCGTGCTGGAAGATCGACCGGCCCATCGAGACGCCAGACCCGCCGGCGTCCATGACGCCACGGACCATCTCCACCGTCTCTCGGTCGGTGCCCTTCGAGCCGCCGGCGATGACGACCGGCAGGCGAGTTGATTCGACGACGTGCTGGAAGCTCTCGGCGTCGCCGCTGTAGCCTGTTTTCACGATATCTGCACCGACCTCTTCGGCGAGACGGACCGCGTGGCCGAGCGCCTCTGGGTCCTCGGAGTCGACGCCGGGGCCGCGAGCGTAGGCCATCGCGAGCACCGGAATCCCAAACTGACCCGCTTTTCGCGTCACGTCTGCAAGCTGGCTGGTCTGTTCGGGTTCGTAATCAGAGCCGACGTTGATGTGGAAGGAGACGGCATCAGCACCGGCACGAATCGCCTCTTCGACGGTTCCGGTCAGACGTTTATCCTGCTCGTCCGGACCGATCGTCGTCGAACCGTTGAGATGGACGATGTAGCCCTTCCCGTTCGTGTTATCGTGGACACGCGGGGCGATCCCCTTCTGCGTGAGGACGGCGTCCGCACCGCCGCGGGTGACGCCGTCGATAGTCGATTCGATATCCTTCAGTCCCTGGACGGCCCCCATCGTGAGCCCGTGGTCCATCGGGATAATTACGTACGAGTCGTCTGTGCCGATTCGATTCAGTCGTGCTGTGAGTCCTGCTGTAGTCATTGCGAGTGTATAGCAAACTTGCGGTTATGGCTGTTCTGGTTCCGGTGCTTCTTCCCGCCGCCGCTCGTGTCCGTTCCGCTGTCCCTGCTCGCCGCCGCGGCGCGCCCCCCGCTTGAGTTCGCGCGCCTTGGACTCGAGTGCATCCGCCGCGGGCGCGTCGCCGGTGCCGTGCTCGGCGATGATGTCGACGAGCGCGCTGCCGACGATGACTCCGTCCGCGCCGGCCTCGATGATTTCGGCGGCGTGGTCGCCCTCGCTGACGCCGAAGCCGACGGCCTTGGGGACATCGTACTCGGAGAGCCGAGTCAGGCTGTCGTGGGTCGCGTTCGAGACATCCGCTCGCGCGCCGGTCGTCCCGAGTCGGGCCTGAACGTAGGCGAAGCCCGAGACCTGGGACATGATTCGGTCCAGGCGCTCGCCGGCGGTCGTCGGCGCGACGATGAAGACGAGATCGAGGCCGTAGTCGTCGCAGGCGTCACGGAGCGGGTCCGCCTCCTCCGCGGGGAGGTCGGGAACGATGATCCCCGAGAGGCCCGCGTCGGCTGCTCGCTCCACGAACGGACGGACATCGGGTTCAGAGCCGTACTGGAGGATCATGTTGTAGTACGTCATCACCAGCAGCGGCGCGTCCGTCTCGAGTTCGTCCACGAGTTCGAAGAACCGCGCGGGCGTCGTCCCGGCGTCGAGCGCGCGGTTGATCGCGGCCTGGATGGTCGGGCCCTCGGCGATCGGTTCGGAAAACGGCAGTCCGAGTTCGATCAGGTCCGACCCGCCGCGGTCAAGGGCCTCGACGTATTCCTTGGTGTCCTCGAGCGAGGGGTCACCCGCCGTGATGTACGTAATGAGCGCGGGGTGGTCCTCGCGGATGGCGGCCTCAATGTCGCTGTCTATCGCCGCTGTCTGTTCACCGCTCATGTATCGAACACCTCCACGTCCGGCGCAGCGTCGAGGTCGCGTTTCTCGGTCTCCTCGAGTACCGTCTCCAGATCCTTGTCGCCGCGTCCGGAGACGTTGACGACGACGAGGTCGCCGAGTTCCGCGTGGTTTTCTTCAAGGTATCCGAGGGCATGACTCGATTCCAGCGCCGGGATAATTCCCTCGAGATTCGAGAGTCGGTGGAAGGCGTTGAGTGCAGCGTCGTCGTCGACACTTGCCGGTGTCACGCGGCCGGTGTCGACGAGGTGTGAGAGCTCCGGCCCGACGCCGGCGTAGTCAAGCCCCGCGCTCACGCTGTGAGATTCGACGATCTGGCCGTCGGTGGTCTGGAGGAGTTTCGTCATCGCGCCGTGGAGGACGCCGTCGGTGCCCGTCGAGAGCGTCGCGGAGTTGGGTGCGAGTCCCTCGTCCTGATCGATCTCGAGACTCGAGCCGCCGGCTTCGACTGCGTAGAGGTCGACACTCGAGTCCGGTACGAACTCGTGAAATGTCCCCATCGTGTTCGAGCCGCCGCCAGCGCAGGCGACGACGCTGTCGGGGAGTCGACCGGCCTGTTCCTGTATCTGGTCGCGAGCCTCGGCGCTGATGACGGACTGGAAGTCACGCACCAGCCGCGGGAACGGGTGTGGGCCGACGATAGAGCCGATGACGTAGTGGGTGCGTTCGACGGTGGTTGCCCAGTCGCGCATCGTCTCGTTGATCGCCTCCTTCAGGGTGCCGCTGCCGGCGTCGACGGGGTTGACCTCGGCACCGTTCATCCGCATCCGGTAGACGTTCGGGCGCTGGCGGTTCACGTCGGTCCGGCCCATGTAGATCTCGCAGGGCATGTCGAGGTGGGCCGCCGCCATCGCGGTGGCCGTCCCGTGCTGGCCAGCGCCGGTCTCGGCGATGATCCGCTCTTTGTCCATGTATTTCGCGAGCAGTACCTGGCCGAGCGCGTTGTTCAGCTTGTGTGCGCCGCCGTGGACGAGGTCCTCGCGCTTGAGGTAGATCTCGCGACCGTAACGCTCGCTGAGCCGATCCGCACGCTGCAGCGGCGTCGGTCGGCCGCCGAAGTCGCGCATCCGCTCGCGAAACTCGTCCATGAACCCGTCCTCGTTGTCGAGGACGTATCGCTGGTAGGCGTCCTCGAGTTCCTGCAGGGCGGGCATCAGTGCCTCCGGAACGTACTGACCGCCGTAGTCGCCGAACGTACGCTCGCGGTTCGGTTCGTCCTCGGCGGGTGGGTTTGATTCGGTTTCGCTCATGTCTGTGTGCGTGTCTCCGTCGTTGCTGTCGGTTCTGCTGCCTCCACCAGTCGTCGCGTGTTGGCCGTCACATCGCCGTCAGCGCCGTGGTCCATGATGGCGCTTCCGACCAGTAACGCGTCCGCGCCCGCGTCGCGCATCCGACGGACGTCCGCAGGAGTAGAAATCCCGCTTTCGGCGATCAGCGTGACATCGTCCGGGTCCTGTCTCGCGGTTCCACCGCTCGACTCATCGAGGCGACAGAGTCGCTTCGCGTGCGGTGCGACCGATTCGAACGTCCCCAGATCGACCTCGAGTTGCGCGAGATCTCGGTTGTTCACTCCGATGAGCGTCGCGCCGGCGTCGAGTGCGTCAGCGAGTTCCTCGCGGTCGTGAACCTCGACGAGGGGCTGGAAGCCGCGCTCACGAGCGGCCGCCACGAGGTCAGCGAGATTGTCGACGAATCGGGCAATCAAGAGGATCAGATCGGATTCGACCACGTCCAGACTCGCCTCCTCGAGGATGAAGTCCTTCCGGAGGACGGGGACGTCGACGGCCTCTCGAACCTGCCGCAGGGCGTCCGGCGAGCCGCCGAAGTGGGTTGGTTCAGTCAATACTGAGATTGCCGTTGCACCGCCTGCAACCATCGCTTCGGCCAGTTCGGCAGGGTCGTCCTCGCGCGTGCCGTCCGTCGTCGGACTCGTCGGTTTCACCTCTGCGATGACCGGTACCCGGCCGTCGTGTTCAGTCCGCGCGGCCGCGTCGGGAAACGACCGCGCATCGACATCGAGCGGTGCTCGTCCCTGGGTGCGCACCTCCCCAGCGCGCTCGGTGGCGGCTGCGAGAATGGATTGCACCGGTGGTGCGAGCTCCGTACCAGAAGTCATTGTTGTACATCAACGTACTCATTTGTACAAAAGTGTTGCGCCATCCGCCGCTGCTCACGGCGACGACCGGCGACTATTCAAGGCCGTATTCCCTACGGACCGCGTATGGAGGACGTTACGGACGCCGGGATCTACGCGCGGGAGTCGACGTATCTCGACCGGTACGTACAGCTCGGTGCCGCCAGCGGGCGTGTGCTGACCGTTTCCTTTCCAGACACACCCGAGGACGACGCCGGAACCGACCATCCAGTACTCGATCAGGTCTTCGAGTACTTAGACGGCCTCGAGCCGGTGACGTTCGACGACGTACAGGTCGCACTGACGATTCCGACCGATCAGCGCGCCGTACTCGAGCAAGTGCGGTCAATTCCCTACGGTGACCAGGTCGACGTCGCCACGCTCACACAGATGACGCCCAACCTCGACCCCGACGATCAGGACGACGTCATCCTGGTTCGGACCGCGCTCGACGAGAACCCGGCCCCAATTCTGATCCCCGACCACCGCGTCCGCGACGGGCCAAGTGCTGCACCCCCGGCTGTTGAGCAAAAACTGCGCTCGCTCGAAGAACTATAGTTGTACTGTCAGTCGACTCTTACTCTGCCGTCCACGTCACGTACAGATACAGTCCAATCCCGACGAAGACCAGCAGCGACGACACCTGATCGAGTGTCGGCGACTGCGCGAACAGCGCCCCAAACTGTGTGATCCCGCCCACGATCAGAAAGACGGCACCGCCTAACGCCGCCGAGAGCTCACCATCCGACAGATCGAACAAGACGACCCCGACACCGATCGCGATCGTCCCGAAGACGAACTCGGCGGCAAGCGACGCGATCACGTCACCAGTCATCGCACTGTAGACGACCAGCGCGAAGTAGAGGATAATTCCGAGAAAGATCGCACGATACGCTGCATCCGGTACGGCGTCACTACGACTCATACCCCATTGTCTTCGCGTAGAATTGTTACCGTTCGGATTTCGTGTCACTCCTCGAGGTCCGAATCGGACGCCGCAGACGTGGAGGAGGGTGTAGACGCTGACTCTGTCCCCACCAACGACTCACTCCACTCGAGTCCGATCGCTTCGTGCACGACGAACTCGAGTGCGTTGATCAGGTAGTGAGCGACGACGACGACGAGGAAGCTGCCGGTGACGATGAACAGGGCGGCGAGGACGAGGCCGAGTGCGCCGGTGACGATAATGCCGACGGTGCCTTGCATGCCGTGGCCGAGCGCGAACGCGATCGACGAGAAGACGGCGAGCAGCCACGGTGAGATGTCGAAGCCGGCCGAGAGGACGCCGATGAGCGCGGCGCGAAAGAGCAGTTCCTCGAAGATGGCGATGATTGGGAGGACGACGAGCAGGAGGACGAGCCAGCCGCGTGCGGAGTCGGGAGCGAGCATCGACCGGAGCCGTTCGTCGTGGTCGAAGCCGAATCGTGTCGCGAGTGCGGCACCGAATTCGTTCCCGATGTAGAGAAGGATGCCGGCGACTGTGCCGATGAGGAGTCCGGTCGTGAGGTAGTCGACGCTGAACTCGATGCCGAGTGCCCATGCTGGGATACCGGTGTAGAGAATTGCGCCGAGGATGAGCAAGAGGAAGAGACCCTGCGAGATGGCGACGTTCGCAAGGAGCATTCCGGTCGAGAGATCGGTGGGGTCGATTTCGTCGCGCTGGGCACGGGAGGGAGAACGTGCTGTGTCGTGTGGTCGGTCGCTGTCCTCAGTGTCGGTTTCGGTAACCGACACGGGACGATCCTGATCGGGTTCCGTCGGTACGTCTGTGGACGTCGCAGTGTCCGCTGACGGTGAGTAAGCGGTAGAATCAGTGGTGACAGTATCAGTGGTGGTTGTAGTGGTACCGGCACCGGTGCCGGCACCATCGTGTTCACCATCACCAGTGTCAGTATCAGCATCAGCAAACGACGACTGTGTGAGATGCGAAAGAACGAGCAACAACACGAGGACGACGCCCGTGATCGCCGCGAACGCCGTCCACTGTACCATCGATCGACCCTCCTGTCGTTACTGTGGACTTGGGTTCGACCCGCTTGCGGAGCCGACCGTCTGCTGGTCGAACGCCGAGCCGGTGATCGACTTCAGGCGGTCGACGAGCGAGTCCTTCTTCGGTTCGCCCTCGAGGGCGACATCGAGCACTTCGCTGATGTTTTCACAGGGGATGATCTCGACCATCTCGTCGTACTCGTCTTCGATCATCACGTCCTGCTCGTTGGCCTTCGGAATGATGACCTTGCTACAGCCGGCCTTGGCGGCGGCTTCGATCTTGTGGGTCACCCCACCGACCGGGAGCACGTCGCCACGGACCGACAGCGAACCGGTCATCGCGACCGACTGGTTGACCGGGATGTCCTCCAGTGCGGAGATGACGGCGGTTGCCACCGTGATGGAGGCGGAGTCTCCGTCGACACCCTGCTGGCCGGCCTGGACGAACTGGATGTGGATGTCCTTCTCCGAGAGGTCAACGTCGGAGAACTTCTTGATGATCGCCGAAACGTTCTGGACGGACTCCTCGGCCATCTCCTTGAGCTTCCCGGTGGCGATGACCTGACCGCCACCCTGTGCGGGCGCGATCTCTGCCATGACGGGCAGCATGATCCCCGAGTCTTCGCCCATGACTGCGAGGCCGTTGACGCGGCCTTCGACGCCGTCGTCGGTGACCTGCAGTTCGTAGTCCTTGCGGCGCTCGATGTAGTCGTCGGCCAGCTGCTGTTCGATCGACCGGGAGCGCTGCTTGGCCTGGAGCACGTCGTCGCGAGTCGTGCGGTCGCGGTCCTCGGCGCGGGCGATGTCGCCAGCGACGCGGACAAGTCCACCGAGGCTGCGGAAGTGCAGCGTCAGGTGGTTCTTCCGGCCCGAGCGGCGCTTGGCCTCGAGGAGCAGTTCCTCGACGGCGTCACGGGTGAAGTGTGGCAGGCGACCGTCGCGTTCGACCTCCTGGGCGATGAACCGGGCGTACTTCCGGCGCATCTCCGGCGTGGACTCGATGGTGTCGTCCATGTAGACCTCGTACCCGTATCCTTTGACACGGTTGCGGAGTGCGGGGTGCATGTTCTCCATCGCGTCTAAGTTCCCTGCAGCGATCATGACGAAATCACAGGGGACGGGCTCCGTCTGGACCATCGCGCCCGAGGAACGCTCGGACTGGCCGGTGATCGAGAACTCGCCTTCCTGGATCGCCGTCATCAGCTTCTGCTGGGTGCGCACGTCGAGCGTGTTGATCTCGTCGACGAACAGCACGCCCTTGTTGGACTTGTGGATCGAACCCGGTTCGACGCGGTCGTGAGATGGCGTCTCCATCCCACCGGACTGGAACGGGTCGTGACGAACGTCGCCCAGCAGCGCGCCGGCGTGAGCGCCGGTCGCGTCCTCGAACGGTGCCTGGCGCTGCTCGCCGTTGTTGACGATCATGTTCGGCACCATTGCGTCCGTGCCGCGGCTGGTGTAGCGGAAGATCAGCCAGATAACACCAGCTGCGATGATCCCCATCAGGATACTCGCCGGGCTGAGGATCGTGTAGCCGATGATGATCGCGATGATGATCCACATCAGGATCGAGCGCATCTGGTTGCGCTTTCGCGCTTCCTCCTTGTGCGCGTCGATGATCTGTTCACCTTTCCCTGCTGGGACGGTGCGAACCTTCGGCTCGTTGCCGTCGTCCGGGTTGTGATAGACCAAGACATCCTGCAGGTCCTCCTGTGGCAGGAGCTGACTCATCGCCTTCGCCAGCATCGACTTGCCAGTCCCCGGGGAACCGATCATCATCACGTGCCGGCGCTGCTTTGCTGCCTTGATGATGATATCCCGCGCTTCGTCCTGCCCGATGACCTGATCGACGAGTCGGTCGGGGACCTCGATGTCCTCGGTCGAATCGATCTGGAGACCACCGAGGAGGTCGTCTTCGGCAATCTCCTCGTCTACTTCGACACCTGGATCGACTTCGACCGTACTACCGAGGTCTTCGACGGTCTCAATGTCGTCGTCGCCACGGTCAGTACTATCGACAGCACCGCCAGAACCGGTAGAACCGGCATCATCCCGCTCGTCGGACTCACTGGTTCCAAGGCCGTCGTTTCCGACGGTAATCGTACTATCCTGTTCGCCCTCGTCGCTGGTGACATCAGTTCCGCCGTCGACATCATCTGGGTCACCGGTTTCATCGGTCGGCGACCGGTCTCCCTGACGCTCTTGCTCCGTAGACTGCGAGTTGGATGCGGGGGCATGAGACTCCGAACGCTCCTCCGTGCGCTCGGGCTCCCGCTCCGACTCCTGCGCCTGTTCCTCGTCCGGCGCAGCTCCGGAGGCGTCCTCGGGAGGGTCGTCAACGTTCGTATCGTTGCTCATAGAACTCTGTTCGGTACCTGTTTCGAAGGGATTGCCACTGATATACTTTCTCCATGCGTCGAATCGTGTCGAGTGCCGAAAACAGCGGATAGGGAGGCTAATGGACACGTCTTCAATCTGGACAGTATGGTATCGAACGCGGCCGAACGCAGTCGTACGTGACGAACGAACAACCGTTAGTTTCCTAGACACTCACAGCTAGAAACCGGTTGTGCATACGAGAACTCCGAATCGGTTCATACCTGCCGGCGACGTATGTGTGGGTGTGCATGCGTGTTCGGCTCTTCGAACCAAACCTCGAACCAAACCTCGAACCAAACCCGCCTCCCCCACCCTCTGAACAAGATTCGCCTGACCACCTGAAGCCAACCGTAGCTGAATCGCGTACAACCAACTCGCCACGCTTAAGCGCGAGGCCAAAACAGTATCCGGCATGACCCGGGGGTTCTACATCGGCCGCTTTCAGCCCTTCCACAACGGCCATTACAACATGGTCGAACGCATCGCCGCCGACGTCGACGAACTCGTCCTCGGCATCGGCAGCGCCGACAACTCTCATACTATTCGCAACCCATTCACCGCCGGCGAACGGATTATGATGATCACCAAATCACTCGTCGACACCGACCTCGTCACCTACGCCGTCCCCATCGAGGACTTAGAACGCAACTCCGTCTGGGTGAGCCACGTCCAGAGCATGAGCCCTGACTTCGACGTCGCCTACTCGAACAACCCGCTCGTCATCCAACTCTTTCGCGAGGCCGACATCGAAATCCGCCAGTCCCCGATGTTCAACCGAGATGTACTCGAGGGCTCCGAGGTTCGCGAACGGATGATCAACGGCGACGACTGGGAGTCGCTCGTCCCCGAACCGGTCGTCGAAGTCGTCGGCGAAATCGGCGGCATCGAGCGCATTCAGATGGTCAGCGGCTCGGATTCGAACGGCGGGTAGCGCGTGTACACCCCGGTTCCAGACCGCTCACAGGGGCGTGATTTGTCTCGGTTTCCATCAGTCTGGGTAGCGACAGCGATAGCGATACTCGGCGTCGCTGCACTCGGTGGGATGCTCGTAACACTCGCCGTCGTCACCGAGGTAACGACACCGACGAGCGGTTTTGGTGCACTCAGTAATACGCTGCAGAGCCTTTCGATGTACGCAGTCGCGCTGGCGTTGACCGCCGGTCTGCCACCGGGTTTTGTCGTGCTCCGACGAGTCATCGACGCAGCAAGGTCGGGAACAGAGCTTGCACTCAGACCCGGCACGTTCGTCCTACTCTGTCTCGAGTGCTGTGCGCTCGCCAGCGCCGCCGTGAGCTATCCGATCGTCGTCATCTTTGCGGAGTTCTGGGGACCCGGGTTCCGACCAGCGTCGATCGCACTGACGCTTGGACTCGAGTCCGTCGCTGGCGTAACCGGCCACGAGGCGGTCGCCCTGTTCCTGCTGGCAGTGGTCTGCTGGGCGGTTGCCTGGCTGGTTGCGGCAGTTCGTGGCGAGGCGTGAGGAGCCGGCGGAGTCTCGCCCTCCGACCGGGAGTCCGCTTCCGAACAGCCTTTCCTGAATCGTCGAGTTCGATACAGTATGATCACGATCGCGTCGGACTTTGGGTCGCCGTATCCGGCGGCGATGAAGGGCGTGCTCTGTCAGCGTGTGGGTGCCAGCGCTGAAACGGGAACTGGCGCAGGAACAGGAACAGGCACGGCCACGGGTACAGACGCGGAGACGGACACAGACACCGGAACTACTCCCGTCACTTCATCCACCTCGCCCACTCCGTCCACCACTACCAGCACCACTCCCAACACCGACACCACCACCAGACTGGTCGACATCGCCCACGACTTCCCACGTCAGGACATCCGGGCGAGCGCCTTCTGGTTGCGCGAAATCCTGCCGTACTACCCGCCCGCAGTTCACCTCGTGGTCGTCGACCCCGGCGTCGGCACCGACCGCGATGCACTCGTCGTCCGCGCGGGCGATCACATCCTCGTCGGGCCGGACAACGGCGTCCTGCTACCCGTCGCCCGCCGACTCGCAGGCGTCGACGAAGATGCATCCGTCAGTGGCACGACAGTGAAAGGAGTACTCGAGTACTACGTCATCGACGAAACTGAACTCGAGCCGCCGGCGGTTGCGGGCCAGGGTGGTCCCCAGCGCAGCAATGACAACACTGCTGGCCCAGCAAGCAACACGTTCCACGGCCGCGACGTGTTCGCACCCGCTGCTGGCGACGTTCACGAGTTTGGCCTCGACCGGCGCGACGAGCTGCTCGAACTCCCTTTCCTCGAGCGGACCGACTCGGTCGTCGACTGCACGCTGCCGAGCGCAACTGTCGACGACGACCGCGCCGAGGGGGAGGTGCTCGTCGTCGACGATTTCGGCAACGCCATCACGAACGTTCCGGGGCGGTTTCTGACGGCAGGTGGCCGTGACCACGACAATGACAACGACAACGGCCACGACCGCAACCACGTACTCGCGAACGGCGAACGCGTTCCGGCTGTGGACACCTTCGCCGCCGTTCCCGTCGGCGAGCGCCTCGCAACCGTCGGGAGCCACGGCTACGTCGAACTCGACGTCAACCAGGGACGGGGCGACGAGGCGTTCGACCTCGGGGTTGGGAATGCAGTGGTACTCGAGTTCCCCGCGGTCGACTCGTAGCGGTGAACGACGAGCGAGGAAACACTAACTGGTGACCGAACAGTTGTGAGCGCCAGCGCTGGGGCTAATTGGCACGGGCAAACAGATCAAGAGGGGCCAGAAAACGGCTATAGTAGCCACTGCACGTCAGTGTGTGAATAGTTACAGTTGGGATACAATAGTGCGTTAGCCAACGATGTCAGTTCGCTGGGGATCAATCACGATCTCGCCGTCGTCGTGAATCGTCACGCCGTGTTGGGCGAA
The DNA window shown above is from Natrialba magadii ATCC 43099 and carries:
- the trpC gene encoding indole-3-glycerol phosphate synthase, whose translation is MTSGTELAPPVQSILAAATERAGEVRTQGRAPLDVDARSFPDAAARTEHDGRVPVIAEVKPTSPTTDGTREDDPAELAEAMVAGGATAISVLTEPTHFGGSPDALRQVREAVDVPVLRKDFILEEASLDVVESDLILLIARFVDNLADLVAAARERGFQPLVEVHDREELADALDAGATLIGVNNRDLAQLEVDLGTFESVAPHAKRLCRLDESSGGTARQDPDDVTLIAESGISTPADVRRMRDAGADALLVGSAIMDHGADGDVTANTRRLVEAAEPTATTETRTQT
- a CDS encoding 2-amino-3,7-dideoxy-D-threo-hept-6-ulosonate synthase, producing the protein MTTAGLTARLNRIGTDDSYVIIPMDHGLTMGAVQGLKDIESTIDGVTRGGADAVLTQKGIAPRVHDNTNGKGYIVHLNGSTTIGPDEQDKRLTGTVEEAIRAGADAVSFHINVGSDYEPEQTSQLADVTRKAGQFGIPVLAMAYARGPGVDSEDPEALGHAVRLAEEVGADIVKTGYSGDAESFQHVVESTRLPVVIAGGSKGTDRETVEMVRGVMDAGGSGVSMGRSIFQHENPEAITRAVSGVVHDDLSTEDALAKAGLALEVEH
- a CDS encoding SAM hydrolase/SAM-dependent halogenase family protein, which encodes MITIASDFGSPYPAAMKGVLCQRVGASAETGTGAGTGTGTATGTDAETDTDTGTTPVTSSTSPTPSTTTSTTPNTDTTTRLVDIAHDFPRQDIRASAFWLREILPYYPPAVHLVVVDPGVGTDRDALVVRAGDHILVGPDNGVLLPVARRLAGVDEDASVSGTTVKGVLEYYVIDETELEPPAVAGQGGPQRSNDNTAGPASNTFHGRDVFAPAAGDVHEFGLDRRDELLELPFLERTDSVVDCTLPSATVDDDRAEGEVLVVDDFGNAITNVPGRFLTAGGRDHDNDNDNGHDRNHVLANGERVPAVDTFAAVPVGERLATVGSHGYVELDVNQGRGDEAFDLGVGNAVVLEFPAVDS
- a CDS encoding CPBP family intramembrane glutamic endopeptidase; the protein is MVQWTAFAAITGVVLVLLLVLSHLTQSSFADADTDTGDGEHDGAGTGAGTTTTTTDTVTTDSTAYSPSADTATSTDVPTEPDQDRPVSVTETDTEDSDRPHDTARSPSRAQRDEIDPTDLSTGMLLANVAISQGLFLLLILGAILYTGIPAWALGIEFSVDYLTTGLLIGTVAGILLYIGNEFGAALATRFGFDHDERLRSMLAPDSARGWLVLLLVVLPIIAIFEELLFRAALIGVLSAGFDISPWLLAVFSSIAFALGHGMQGTVGIIVTGALGLVLAALFIVTGSFLVVVVAHYLINALEFVVHEAIGLEWSESLVGTESASTPSSTSAASDSDLEE
- the lonB gene encoding ATP-dependent protease LonB produces the protein MSNDTNVDDPPEDASGAAPDEEQAQESEREPERTEERSESHAPASNSQSTEQERQGDRSPTDETGDPDDVDGGTDVTSDEGEQDSTITVGNDGLGTSESDERDDAGSTGSGGAVDSTDRGDDDIETVEDLGSTVEVDPGVEVDEEIAEDDLLGGLQIDSTEDIEVPDRLVDQVIGQDEARDIIIKAAKQRRHVMMIGSPGTGKSMLAKAMSQLLPQEDLQDVLVYHNPDDGNEPKVRTVPAGKGEQIIDAHKEEARKRNQMRSILMWIIIAIIIGYTILSPASILMGIIAAGVIWLIFRYTSRGTDAMVPNMIVNNGEQRQAPFEDATGAHAGALLGDVRHDPFQSGGMETPSHDRVEPGSIHKSNKGVLFVDEINTLDVRTQQKLMTAIQEGEFSITGQSERSSGAMVQTEPVPCDFVMIAAGNLDAMENMHPALRNRVKGYGYEVYMDDTIESTPEMRRKYARFIAQEVERDGRLPHFTRDAVEELLLEAKRRSGRKNHLTLHFRSLGGLVRVAGDIARAEDRDRTTRDDVLQAKQRSRSIEQQLADDYIERRKDYELQVTDDGVEGRVNGLAVMGEDSGIMLPVMAEIAPAQGGGQVIATGKLKEMAEESVQNVSAIIKKFSDVDLSEKDIHIQFVQAGQQGVDGDSASITVATAVISALEDIPVNQSVAMTGSLSVRGDVLPVGGVTHKIEAAAKAGCSKVIIPKANEQDVMIEDEYDEMVEIIPCENISEVLDVALEGEPKKDSLVDRLKSITGSAFDQQTVGSASGSNPSPQ
- a CDS encoding nicotinamide-nucleotide adenylyltransferase; its protein translation is MTRGFYIGRFQPFHNGHYNMVERIAADVDELVLGIGSADNSHTIRNPFTAGERIMMITKSLVDTDLVTYAVPIEDLERNSVWVSHVQSMSPDFDVAYSNNPLVIQLFREADIEIRQSPMFNRDVLEGSEVRERMINGDDWESLVPEPVVEVVGEIGGIERIQMVSGSDSNGG
- a CDS encoding MGMT family protein, with amino-acid sequence MEDVTDAGIYARESTYLDRYVQLGAASGRVLTVSFPDTPEDDAGTDHPVLDQVFEYLDGLEPVTFDDVQVALTIPTDQRAVLEQVRSIPYGDQVDVATLTQMTPNLDPDDQDDVILVRTALDENPAPILIPDHRVRDGPSAAPPAVEQKLRSLEEL
- the trpA gene encoding tryptophan synthase subunit alpha; this encodes MSGEQTAAIDSDIEAAIREDHPALITYITAGDPSLEDTKEYVEALDRGGSDLIELGLPFSEPIAEGPTIQAAINRALDAGTTPARFFELVDELETDAPLLVMTYYNMILQYGSEPDVRPFVERAADAGLSGIIVPDLPAEEADPLRDACDDYGLDLVFIVAPTTAGERLDRIMSQVSGFAYVQARLGTTGARADVSNATHDSLTRLSEYDVPKAVGFGVSEGDHAAEIIEAGADGVIVGSALVDIIAEHGTGDAPAADALESKARELKRGARRGGEQGQRNGHERRREEAPEPEQP
- the trpB gene encoding tryptophan synthase subunit beta — its product is MSETESNPPAEDEPNRERTFGDYGGQYVPEALMPALQELEDAYQRYVLDNEDGFMDEFRERMRDFGGRPTPLQRADRLSERYGREIYLKREDLVHGGAHKLNNALGQVLLAKYMDKERIIAETGAGQHGTATAMAAAHLDMPCEIYMGRTDVNRQRPNVYRMRMNGAEVNPVDAGSGTLKEAINETMRDWATTVERTHYVIGSIVGPHPFPRLVRDFQSVISAEARDQIQEQAGRLPDSVVACAGGGSNTMGTFHEFVPDSSVDLYAVEAGGSSLEIDQDEGLAPNSATLSTGTDGVLHGAMTKLLQTTDGQIVESHSVSAGLDYAGVGPELSHLVDTGRVTPASVDDDAALNAFHRLSNLEGIIPALESSHALGYLEENHAELGDLVVVNVSGRGDKDLETVLEETEKRDLDAAPDVEVFDT